From the genome of Yersinia enterocolitica, one region includes:
- a CDS encoding Fic family protein, with translation MNMIWNPTQPYNDLPRLPPKQEIETKRVLKACVEARTALEGLKRAGELLPNQNLLINLIPILEAKDSSEIENIVTTTDKLFQYSSEDSNADPMTKEALRYRTALYEGYQELKDRPLCVNTALKVCNTIKNSKMEIRKIPGTALKNQATGETIYTPPVGERNIIELLSNWEKFIHQEDDLDPLVKLAVTHYQFEAIHPFSDGNGRTGRVINLLFLIDKNLITLPILYLSRYIIKNKNSYYSLLLKVTKDGDWESWILFILSAIENTSKWTLEKINAIRELMEHTSSHMKNEINDIYSYELLQCIFEQPYCRIQNLVSNGIAKRQTASNYLKKLCEINILHEIHSGKEKLFVNYNLINLMSDDENKFSRYF, from the coding sequence GACTAAGCGTGTACTAAAAGCATGCGTTGAAGCGAGAACTGCACTTGAAGGGTTAAAACGGGCGGGCGAGTTATTACCGAATCAGAATCTTCTCATTAATCTAATTCCTATTTTAGAAGCTAAAGATAGTTCTGAGATAGAAAATATTGTGACAACTACTGATAAGTTATTCCAGTATTCCAGTGAGGACAGTAATGCTGATCCTATGACAAAGGAAGCATTAAGATATAGGACTGCACTTTATGAAGGTTATCAAGAATTAAAAGATAGGCCGCTATGTGTAAATACGGCATTAAAGGTTTGTAATACGATCAAAAACTCAAAAATGGAGATCAGGAAAATTCCAGGGACAGCATTAAAAAACCAAGCTACTGGTGAGACCATTTATACACCTCCAGTTGGAGAGAGAAATATTATAGAGTTACTTTCAAATTGGGAGAAATTTATCCATCAAGAGGATGATCTTGATCCTTTAGTTAAATTAGCAGTTACACATTATCAATTTGAAGCTATCCATCCGTTTTCTGATGGAAATGGTCGCACAGGGAGAGTCATTAATTTATTGTTTTTAATAGATAAAAATCTAATCACCTTACCTATTCTTTATTTGAGTCGATACATTATTAAAAATAAAAATAGTTATTACTCCTTATTATTGAAAGTAACAAAAGATGGTGATTGGGAATCATGGATTTTATTTATACTGTCTGCGATTGAGAATACATCAAAATGGACGTTAGAAAAAATAAATGCAATTCGTGAACTAATGGAACATACATCATCACATATGAAAAATGAAATTAACGATATTTATAGCTATGAATTATTGCAGTGTATTTTCGAGCAACCCTACTGTAGAATACAAAATTTAGTGAGTAATGGGATCGCAAAAAGGCAGACAGCATCAAACTATTTAAAGAAGTTGTGTGAAATAAATATATTGCATGAAATTCACTCAGGAAAAGAAAAGCTCTTTGTTAATTATAATTTAATTAATTTAATGAGCGATGATGAGAATAAATTCTCTCGCTATTTTTGA
- a CDS encoding DNA primase, producing the protein MNQFIAGVAAQARGKWDFILDALAISHSKQHSPCPACGGKDRFRFDDRQGAGTWFCNQCEPQSGDGLDLVKNVRQCSLTEAAQLVADILGILPKPKAPDLASLMAKTTPGESRYLINKGLSGHKLPILPDGSLLLTLQNMAGDSTGAQIIRPDGTKKLIAGSRKKGAFIPLKSLPAQAETVVLVEGYATAQSLALLLPAAVVIAAIDAGNLLSVALACRTRWPGAKIIIAADNDVNPQGAANTGQLAAEKVASVVDGWVTLPPTPYKADWDDYRQQAGTGQARNSFYHGLYQPPPESQASENKGLYPTLSQMAASQRGQLLAEHYGQIAVHTESETVYHYDGERWDKLPDGVLRRELVMIFNANDTPYSPAGIRNAIEAMKLQIPIMAEPSRHLIGFQNGVYDLKARQFRPHCANDWLQHHNDIIFTEPRPDENLARHAPHFAKWLAHAANDELPKMARIRAALFMILSNRFDWQLFLEVTGEGGSGKSVFTHIATLLAGRQNTASGNMAALDQARGRAQFVGKSLITLPDQVKYVGEGAGIKAITGGDLVEIDGKYEKQFSTLITAVVLATNNEPMSFTERQGGIARRRVIFAFNHPVKEADKDPLIGEKIAAELPVVIRCLLAEFADQDNARKLLLEQRDSREAMGVKRDADPLYGFCAHIVELGEAVGMYMGTLAISPRAPRIYLYHAYLAYMEAYGHQRSLSLTKFGKDFPKVMKEFGAEYKKARTDKGFRYNMDLSDTANDWLPALALPHHPQPEEPPH; encoded by the coding sequence ATGAATCAATTTATTGCCGGGGTCGCGGCTCAGGCGCGCGGGAAATGGGACTTTATTCTGGATGCGCTGGCGATCAGCCACAGCAAACAGCACTCCCCCTGTCCGGCTTGTGGCGGTAAAGATCGCTTTCGTTTTGATGACCGTCAGGGTGCGGGAACGTGGTTTTGTAATCAGTGCGAACCGCAATCCGGTGACGGTTTAGATTTGGTGAAAAATGTCCGACAATGCTCGCTAACTGAAGCCGCGCAGCTGGTGGCCGATATTCTCGGTATCTTACCCAAACCTAAAGCGCCGGATCTGGCCTCTTTGATGGCGAAAACCACGCCAGGGGAATCTCGCTATTTAATTAATAAAGGTCTGAGCGGCCATAAATTACCTATTCTGCCGGATGGCTCGTTATTGCTGACATTACAGAATATGGCGGGCGACAGCACCGGCGCACAGATTATCCGGCCTGATGGCACAAAAAAGCTGATCGCCGGTAGCCGCAAAAAAGGCGCGTTTATCCCACTCAAATCGCTGCCAGCACAGGCTGAGACCGTGGTGCTAGTCGAGGGTTATGCCACGGCACAAAGTCTGGCGTTGTTACTACCGGCCGCCGTGGTTATCGCCGCCATCGATGCCGGTAATCTGTTATCGGTGGCACTGGCATGCCGCACCCGTTGGCCTGGCGCGAAAATCATCATTGCGGCTGATAATGATGTGAACCCGCAAGGTGCTGCTAATACCGGCCAACTGGCCGCAGAAAAAGTGGCCAGCGTGGTCGATGGTTGGGTGACACTGCCGCCGACCCCGTATAAAGCCGATTGGGATGATTACCGCCAGCAAGCCGGTACCGGGCAGGCGCGTAACAGCTTCTATCATGGTTTGTATCAGCCGCCGCCGGAGAGTCAAGCGTCTGAAAATAAAGGGTTATATCCGACATTATCGCAAATGGCCGCCAGCCAGCGCGGGCAGTTATTGGCCGAACATTACGGGCAGATTGCGGTGCATACCGAGAGTGAAACGGTTTATCACTATGATGGCGAGCGCTGGGATAAGCTGCCCGATGGTGTGTTGCGGCGCGAACTGGTGATGATTTTCAACGCCAACGACACGCCTTATTCACCGGCCGGTATCCGCAATGCCATTGAAGCGATGAAGCTGCAAATCCCGATCATGGCCGAGCCGTCGCGCCACTTGATCGGCTTTCAGAATGGGGTTTATGACCTGAAAGCCAGACAGTTCCGGCCGCATTGCGCCAATGATTGGTTGCAGCATCATAACGACATCATATTCACCGAACCGCGACCAGACGAAAATCTGGCACGCCACGCCCCCCATTTCGCCAAGTGGCTGGCCCATGCGGCCAATGACGAATTACCCAAAATGGCCCGCATCAGAGCCGCGCTGTTCATGATCCTGTCTAACCGCTTCGACTGGCAATTATTCCTCGAGGTCACCGGCGAGGGCGGCAGCGGGAAATCGGTATTCACCCACATCGCCACCTTGCTGGCTGGCCGCCAGAACACCGCCTCCGGCAATATGGCGGCGCTTGATCAGGCCAGAGGGCGCGCGCAGTTTGTCGGCAAAAGCCTGATTACGTTGCCCGATCAGGTGAAATATGTCGGTGAGGGAGCGGGTATCAAGGCCATCACTGGCGGAGATTTAGTGGAAATCGACGGCAAATATGAGAAACAATTCAGCACTTTAATAACCGCCGTGGTGCTGGCGACCAATAACGAGCCGATGAGTTTCACTGAGCGGCAAGGCGGTATTGCCCGACGGCGGGTGATTTTCGCGTTCAACCATCCAGTGAAAGAGGCGGATAAAGATCCGCTGATCGGCGAGAAAATCGCGGCAGAACTGCCGGTGGTGATCCGCTGCCTGCTGGCCGAATTCGCCGATCAGGACAATGCGCGAAAGTTGCTACTTGAGCAGCGAGATTCACGGGAGGCGATGGGGGTTAAGCGGGATGCCGACCCGCTTTATGGCTTCTGCGCCCACATTGTCGAGCTGGGCGAAGCGGTCGGTATGTATATGGGAACGCTGGCAATTTCCCCGCGCGCTCCGCGTATTTATCTGTATCACGCTTATCTGGCTTATATGGAGGCTTACGGCCATCAGCGTTCATTATCGTTAACCAAATTCGGCAAAGACTTTCCCAAAGTAATGAAAGAATTCGGTGCAGAATACAAAAAAGCCCGGACCGACAAAGGCTTCCGCTACAACATGGATTTATCCGACACCGCCAATGACTGGCTCCCCGCCCTGGCACTGCCCCACCATCCGCAACCGGAAGAGCCACCCCACTAA
- a CDS encoding AlpA family transcriptional regulator: MTYSSLIRLPEVLKRTGFSRPWIYKLLKQKRFPPPIKIGGRAIAFVESEVNDWIDQQIAHSRENKQ; encoded by the coding sequence ATGACCTATTCATCATTAATCCGATTGCCAGAAGTATTAAAACGTACCGGTTTTAGCCGACCGTGGATTTATAAACTCCTAAAACAAAAGCGCTTCCCGCCACCGATAAAAATAGGCGGGCGGGCTATCGCGTTTGTTGAAAGTGAGGTAAATGACTGGATTGATCAGCAAATTGCACATTCACGGGAAAATAAGCAATGA